A single Methylomonas sp. AM2-LC DNA region contains:
- a CDS encoding peptidylprolyl isomerase translates to MRKALFLLTLFLFTTLSFATEKNMSNTHTKVKLTTSLGIITIQLEDEKAPVSSANFLEYVKQGFYNGTIFHRIIPGFMAQGGGFDQSFAQKTTNAPIKNEADNGLKNKRGTLAMARTSDPNSATAQFFINYKDNGFLDYTSATASGWGYAVFGEVVEGMDVADSMAKQATGNRNGHQDVPKTDIVIEKAEIVQ, encoded by the coding sequence ATGCGCAAGGCTTTGTTTCTTTTAACTCTATTTTTATTTACAACTCTTTCATTTGCAACAGAAAAAAACATGTCCAACACTCATACTAAAGTAAAATTAACCACTTCATTAGGCATTATTACCATTCAACTGGAAGACGAAAAAGCACCTGTTTCCAGTGCAAATTTTCTCGAATACGTAAAACAAGGGTTTTATAACGGCACTATTTTTCATCGAATTATTCCCGGATTTATGGCACAAGGTGGTGGTTTTGATCAGTCGTTTGCACAAAAAACCACCAATGCTCCCATTAAAAATGAAGCAGACAATGGTCTGAAAAATAAACGTGGCACTTTGGCTATGGCGCGTACTAGCGATCCAAATTCTGCTACGGCTCAGTTCTTTATTAACTATAAAGACAATGGCTTTTTAGATTACACCAGCGCCACTGCCAGTGGTTGGGGTTATGCTGTATTTGGAGAAGTTGTCGAAGGTATGGATGTTGCAGATAGCATGGCTAAACAAGCTACAGGCAATCGCAATGGACATCAGGATGTACCTAAAACAGACATCGTTATTGAAAAAGCTGAAATTGTTCAATAA
- a CDS encoding peptidoglycan-binding domain-containing protein produces the protein MPKKYTVQTGECVSSIAFENGFFWQTIWDHPENLELKQLRTNPNILKEGDVLTIPDKRQKQVSCATDKRHPFKLKGVPAKLRLRIMEPPKPENKPVEDATGSDDISHVEDPDFKPETVEDVPVKNAFYNLEIDGKLVKSASTDDDGRIEISVPPNAREGKLILNPGTAEERIMPLALGSMDPITETSGFRMRLANLGYPCNISGEDDSDDLSSSLRRFQQDNQLDITGRIDDATRNKLKQLHGS, from the coding sequence ATGCCGAAAAAATATACCGTTCAAACAGGAGAATGTGTTTCAAGTATTGCTTTTGAAAACGGTTTTTTCTGGCAAACCATCTGGGATCATCCTGAAAACTTGGAGCTCAAGCAATTACGCACTAACCCTAATATTTTAAAGGAAGGTGACGTGCTGACCATACCCGATAAGCGGCAAAAACAAGTGTCTTGCGCTACAGACAAACGACACCCGTTCAAATTAAAAGGGGTTCCGGCCAAACTGCGATTACGAATTATGGAGCCGCCTAAACCCGAAAACAAGCCGGTCGAAGATGCCACTGGTTCCGATGATATTTCTCATGTTGAAGATCCAGACTTTAAACCTGAAACCGTGGAAGACGTTCCAGTTAAAAATGCCTTCTACAATTTAGAAATCGACGGCAAGCTGGTCAAAAGCGCCTCAACCGACGACGATGGTCGCATAGAAATTTCAGTGCCTCCCAATGCCCGTGAGGGAAAACTTATTCTTAATCCAGGCACTGCGGAAGAACGCATCATGCCTTTGGCTTTGGGTTCCATGGACCCAATTACCGAAACGTCGGGCTTTCGCATGCGTCTAGCAAATTTGGGTTATCCGTGTAATATTAGTGGCGAAGACGATAGTGATGATTTGAGCTCGTCCCTACGGCGATTTCAACAGGATAATCAATTAGACATTACTGGTCGAATAGACGACGCCACCCGAAATAAATTAAAGCAACTGCACGGTAGTTAA
- a CDS encoding DEAD/DEAH box helicase, with translation MTDEQKPAVAKLLEHEIGTLSATTAFGKTVVALYILAKRQVNTLIVVHRRQLLDQWVERIEMFLNIPKKQIGKIGGGKNKPTGIIDVAIMQSLTKNHEVDDVVANYGLVIFDECHHLSASSFEKVANACKAKYVLGLSATLTRKDGHHPIVFMQCGPIRYQVNAKNQAKKRPFDHLVHQRLTMFQMTDNSNHSIHEVYQALILNKDRNDLIVSDIKKALADGRIPIVLTERKEHVEILAEQIAAFAKNIFVLQGGIGIRQRKELINAINNLPENEERIIIATGKYLGEGFDDARLDTLFLVMPVSWKGTLSQYVGRLHRLHHAKSEVVIYDYVDSLVPMLDKMSEKRRIGYKSLGYTIQDI, from the coding sequence TTGACTGACGAGCAAAAGCCTGCAGTTGCCAAGCTTCTTGAGCATGAAATCGGCACACTTTCCGCAACCACTGCATTTGGAAAAACGGTGGTTGCGTTGTATATCCTGGCCAAAAGACAGGTGAACACCTTGATTGTGGTTCACCGCCGTCAATTGCTGGATCAATGGGTGGAGCGCATTGAGATGTTTTTGAACATTCCAAAAAAGCAAATAGGAAAAATTGGCGGTGGGAAAAACAAACCAACCGGCATCATTGATGTAGCCATCATGCAAAGCTTAACCAAAAATCATGAGGTGGACGACGTGGTAGCCAATTATGGTCTGGTGATTTTTGATGAGTGCCATCATCTATCCGCCTCCAGTTTTGAAAAAGTGGCTAATGCTTGTAAAGCGAAATATGTGTTGGGTTTGTCGGCTACTTTAACGCGGAAGGACGGTCATCACCCCATCGTATTCATGCAATGTGGCCCAATTCGTTATCAAGTAAACGCAAAAAACCAGGCAAAGAAGCGGCCCTTTGATCATTTGGTGCATCAAAGATTAACGATGTTTCAGATGACGGATAACTCGAATCATTCCATTCATGAAGTTTATCAGGCGTTGATTTTGAATAAGGACAGGAACGACCTGATTGTTTCTGATATCAAAAAAGCGCTAGCCGATGGGCGAATTCCTATTGTTTTAACCGAACGGAAAGAACATGTGGAAATTTTGGCTGAGCAAATCGCTGCTTTTGCAAAAAATATTTTTGTTCTGCAAGGTGGCATCGGCATTCGCCAACGAAAAGAACTGATCAATGCAATTAATAATTTGCCGGAAAATGAAGAGCGCATCATTATTGCGACAGGCAAATATTTGGGTGAGGGTTTCGATGACGCCAGACTGGATACCTTATTCCTGGTAATGCCGGTTTCCTGGAAAGGTACGCTTTCACAATATGTCGGCAGACTGCATCGCCTGCACCATGCCAAATCAGAGGTGGTAATTTATGACTACGTTGATAGCCTGGTGCCAATGCTGGACAAGATGAGTGAAAAAAGGAGGATTGGCTATAAAAGCTTGGGATACACGATTCAAGATATCTGA
- the cysS gene encoding cysteine--tRNA ligase, whose protein sequence is MLKIYNTLTRSKQEFIPKQAGKVGMYVCGMTVYDYCHIGHARVMVVFDTVARYLRYSGFQLTYVRNITDIDDKIIQRANENQETFQALTERFISAMHEDERALGVQAPDKEPRATQSIGDIIAMIKQLIANDLAYIGGNGDVFYAVSRFHGYGKLSGKNIEDLQAGERVDVDTAKRDPLDFVLWKMAKPDEPYWDSPWGKGRPGWHIECSAMSTCCLGDHFDIHGGGMDLQFPHHENEIAQSEGATGQPFVNYWMHNGFVRVNEEKMSKSLGNFFTVREVLKQYRPEIIRFFILSSHYRSPLNYASEQLDDAGIALTRLYTALRGIEIDHQAIDIQYQQRFQQAMDDDFNTPVALAVLFDLTRELNKSQEKAVLASSLKQLAAVLGLLQDDPDNFLQGGSDASGLDESQIETLIEARKTAKANKDWAQADSIREQLKAQNIVLEDIAGGKTIWRREN, encoded by the coding sequence ATGTTAAAAATCTATAACACTCTAACTCGCAGCAAGCAGGAATTCATCCCCAAACAAGCCGGAAAAGTTGGTATGTATGTGTGCGGCATGACCGTCTATGACTATTGTCACATTGGCCATGCCAGAGTGATGGTGGTTTTTGATACTGTCGCGCGCTACCTGCGTTATTCTGGATTTCAGTTGACCTATGTACGCAATATTACCGATATTGACGATAAAATCATTCAGCGTGCCAACGAAAATCAGGAAACTTTTCAAGCATTGACTGAACGTTTTATTAGCGCCATGCATGAAGATGAACGCGCATTAGGGGTACAAGCCCCTGACAAGGAACCTCGCGCCACACAATCTATTGGCGACATTATTGCCATGATCAAACAATTGATCGCTAATGACTTAGCTTATATTGGCGGTAACGGTGATGTTTTTTATGCTGTCAGTCGTTTTCATGGCTATGGCAAATTATCCGGAAAAAATATTGAGGACTTACAAGCAGGTGAACGTGTCGATGTTGATACTGCCAAACGAGACCCGTTGGATTTTGTGTTATGGAAAATGGCAAAACCTGACGAACCCTATTGGGATTCGCCCTGGGGAAAAGGTCGTCCAGGGTGGCACATTGAATGTTCAGCTATGTCTACCTGTTGCTTGGGTGATCATTTTGACATTCATGGCGGCGGCATGGACTTACAGTTTCCCCACCATGAAAATGAAATTGCTCAATCGGAAGGCGCTACCGGCCAACCCTTCGTTAATTATTGGATGCATAATGGTTTTGTACGCGTCAATGAAGAAAAAATGTCGAAATCTTTGGGCAATTTTTTCACTGTCAGAGAAGTACTAAAACAATACCGACCTGAAATTATTCGCTTTTTTATTCTTTCCAGTCATTACCGCAGCCCTTTGAACTATGCAAGCGAACAACTGGATGATGCCGGCATTGCTCTTACGCGCCTTTATACAGCGCTAAGAGGGATAGAAATCGATCATCAAGCTATCGATATTCAATACCAGCAACGCTTTCAACAAGCTATGGACGATGACTTTAATACCCCAGTTGCCCTAGCGGTATTATTCGACTTAACTCGTGAGTTAAATAAATCACAGGAAAAAGCAGTATTGGCTTCCAGCTTAAAACAATTGGCAGCAGTTTTGGGGTTGCTACAGGACGATCCGGACAATTTTCTACAGGGCGGTTCTGATGCTTCCGGTTTAGACGAATCACAAATTGAAACACTGATCGAAGCCCGTAAAACTGCTAAAGCCAATAAAGACTGGGCGCAGGCAGACAGTATCCGAGAGCAACTGAAAGCGCAAAATATTGTGCTGGAAGATATAGCTGGTGGCAAAACCATTTGGCGCCGCGAAAACTAA
- the fchA gene encoding methenyltetrahydrofolate cyclohydrolase — translation MCEMKDQPVQIFLDELASKQATPGGGSAAALMGAQAAALISMVCNLTIGKPKYAAVEADMQALLTSAEQLRTTLTGMIKTDIEVFDKLMSSYALPKTTDAEKALRSAQIQEVLKEATQVPLDCAKACAKTLALSRIAAEKGNAGVISDAGVALMSAYSGLKSAALNVYINAASLKDREFAEAKLAELQELSLDVETEVASIYALVKERL, via the coding sequence ATGTGTGAAATGAAAGATCAGCCCGTACAGATTTTTTTAGATGAGTTAGCCAGCAAACAAGCCACACCGGGTGGCGGCAGTGCTGCTGCATTGATGGGAGCGCAGGCTGCTGCCCTAATAAGTATGGTATGCAACCTCACCATTGGCAAACCTAAATACGCCGCCGTAGAAGCAGATATGCAAGCACTATTAACGTCTGCCGAACAGCTACGTACCACTTTAACGGGCATGATTAAAACCGATATTGAAGTATTTGATAAGTTGATGTCCAGTTATGCCTTACCGAAAACGACTGATGCTGAAAAGGCACTAAGAAGCGCACAAATTCAAGAGGTATTAAAAGAGGCCACTCAAGTACCTTTAGATTGTGCTAAAGCCTGTGCTAAGACCTTGGCGCTGAGCCGCATAGCGGCCGAAAAAGGCAATGCAGGGGTAATAAGCGATGCTGGCGTAGCTTTAATGTCTGCTTATAGTGGTTTAAAGAGTGCAGCATTAAATGTTTATATCAATGCCGCAAGTCTTAAAGATAGAGAATTTGCTGAAGCAAAACTGGCCGAATTGCAAGAACTTAGTCTGGATGTGGAAACTGAAGTGGCCAGTATTTATGCATTGGTAAAAGAACGGCTTTAG